In Thiovibrio frasassiensis, one DNA window encodes the following:
- a CDS encoding methyl-accepting chemotaxis protein, which yields MRWNLKNKLGFFFVFIMLAAGAGMSVLYMISVSTQEQLISGASQANEDIQISGEDGIDNVLLVRELQASLLNQMLQWKNFLVRGQFQDMRKKYELELEKGDTRISAMLGAAQRAFANDAASLEQIGKIAAEYDGFKRQMGTARGMMEFHDTYSEGIRAADQYTGDKGSEAITMTRALAEQIAKQTGVRTGEAIVAVRTDHNSLFRQAKTRSALVTIGSGLGVLVVLVFILWYLSRKVIQPMMQIKERLQGVVEQVYEESTLLSASSLSLAEGAGRQAAGVEETGASIEQLLGQTQANNESARYAGELSKGMQEVVREGGAQMTRMLQAMQEMEGQSSEVMKIIKNINDIAFQTNLLALNAAVEAARAGEAGAGFGVVADEIRRLAHNVASSAKETGDIIQNNIEKVKQGSILCERLDKAFVEIHQGIAKVDEQVQNIAQASDEQVLGIRQVSAAMGEIDTVSLAASAEAEEAARTAAELKTQAVELRFISGSLITLINGEKEAEEEDGLVDESRQLLPRLVAA from the coding sequence GTGCGCTGGAATTTGAAAAATAAACTTGGTTTTTTCTTTGTCTTTATCATGTTGGCGGCCGGTGCCGGGATGAGCGTATTGTATATGATATCGGTAAGCACCCAGGAACAGCTCATCTCCGGAGCGAGCCAGGCCAATGAGGATATCCAGATTTCCGGAGAGGATGGCATCGACAATGTCCTCTTGGTCCGTGAGCTGCAAGCCTCTCTTTTGAACCAAATGCTGCAGTGGAAAAATTTTCTGGTGCGCGGCCAGTTTCAGGACATGCGGAAAAAGTATGAGCTGGAGCTGGAAAAAGGGGATACCCGGATCTCCGCCATGCTGGGCGCAGCCCAACGAGCGTTTGCCAACGATGCGGCAAGCCTGGAACAGATAGGGAAGATCGCCGCGGAGTATGACGGATTCAAGCGGCAGATGGGTACCGCCCGGGGGATGATGGAGTTCCATGACACCTATTCCGAAGGGATCCGGGCTGCGGATCAGTACACCGGCGACAAGGGGTCTGAGGCCATCACCATGACCCGCGCTCTTGCTGAGCAGATTGCCAAACAGACCGGGGTGCGGACCGGCGAGGCCATTGTTGCGGTACGGACCGATCATAATTCCTTGTTCCGGCAGGCGAAAACCCGCTCTGCCCTGGTGACCATCGGTTCCGGCCTGGGGGTGCTCGTCGTGCTTGTCTTTATCTTGTGGTACCTGAGCCGCAAGGTTATTCAACCCATGATGCAGATCAAGGAAAGATTGCAGGGTGTGGTGGAACAGGTCTATGAGGAATCGACCCTGCTTTCCGCTTCCAGTCTGAGTCTGGCGGAAGGGGCTGGGCGTCAGGCCGCAGGGGTGGAAGAGACGGGCGCTTCCATCGAACAGCTCCTCGGGCAGACCCAGGCAAACAATGAAAGTGCCCGGTATGCCGGCGAGCTTTCCAAGGGCATGCAAGAGGTAGTACGGGAAGGCGGGGCGCAGATGACCAGAATGTTGCAGGCCATGCAGGAGATGGAAGGCCAATCTTCCGAGGTCATGAAGATCATCAAAAATATCAACGATATCGCTTTTCAGACCAACCTGCTGGCGCTTAATGCGGCGGTGGAGGCGGCCCGGGCTGGCGAGGCCGGCGCAGGTTTTGGCGTGGTTGCCGATGAAATCCGCAGGCTGGCTCATAATGTGGCCTCTTCTGCCAAGGAAACCGGCGACATCATCCAGAATAATATCGAGAAGGTAAAACAAGGCAGCATTCTCTGCGAACGGTTGGACAAGGCGTTTGTCGAGATTCACCAAGGTATTGCCAAGGTGGACGAGCAGGTGCAGAACATCGCCCAGGCCAGTGACGAACAGGTCCTCGGCATCAGGCAAGTAAGCGCGGCCATGGGCGAAATTGATACGGTGAGTCTGGCTGCTTCCGCCGAGGCGGAAGAGGCGGCCCGGACTGCGGCCGAATTGAAAACGCAGGCGGTGGAGCTCCGGTTCATCTCGGGATCGCTGATTACCCTGATCAACGGAGAGAAGGAAGCGGAGGAGGAAGATGGGTTGGTTGATGAATCCAGGCAACTCCTTCCCCGGCTGGTAGCGGCATGA
- a CDS encoding bifunctional diguanylate cyclase/phosphodiesterase: MSHSAEIVMLEKETGAKGSQPSRISRGEILDLLDNNGLTAWFQPVFSRRTGEIFGYEALARLRKPRTPSLDIGELFQRAQAEGIISSLDMVCRENSFCRAGELGFAEKNAYLYVNICPATLMHPDHRGGATDRLADECGIPKERIILEITEQEAIRNYDLFKKSVEYYRRRGYKIAIDDFGVGYGGLKMLSVIEPDYLKVDRHFITNIDKDPFKHNLVDAIATVCHKLGITVIAEGIERQEELETIAKFDIDLLQGYLLEHPGPDLSRQRFTPVVVRDDSGYCPEAPGEACTIGATVKYIEPLFPQQSLMTAHQRFMDDVKLQGIPVVDDQRVLGMLNRMHFLEKQMVGPHGYGFALSAHRAVKDVLGDDFLLVEAATPMEEVVRRIKARRGRHLYDDICVARNGKYLGTVAINALLEAITQKSIQLAKGANPLSGLPGNEFIQRTVATFLQRKVHFDVCYIDIDDFKPYNDYYGFEKGDMVIREIGRLIVDIVQPGVNDRFRFVGHIGGDDFIVITRPHASQQICQQIIDGLQGLLPEFHGAQECSEGHYYARDRQGEHRRFALLSLSIGIVSTEECPVNSYAELAFLASGVKRAAKQETGSAIVRNRREEVRSELVLEEGGQAA; this comes from the coding sequence ATGAGTCATTCGGCGGAGATCGTTATGCTGGAAAAAGAGACAGGAGCGAAGGGATCTCAGCCGAGCAGGATCTCGCGGGGCGAGATCCTGGATCTCCTTGATAATAACGGACTCACCGCCTGGTTTCAGCCGGTCTTTTCCAGGCGCACCGGGGAGATCTTCGGGTATGAGGCCTTGGCCAGGCTGCGGAAACCACGGACTCCTTCTCTCGATATCGGGGAACTTTTTCAACGGGCTCAGGCCGAAGGTATTATTTCAAGCCTCGACATGGTCTGCCGGGAAAATTCTTTCTGCCGTGCGGGGGAGCTGGGGTTTGCCGAAAAAAACGCCTACCTCTATGTGAATATCTGTCCGGCCACCCTTATGCATCCCGATCACCGAGGGGGGGCAACAGATCGGCTGGCCGACGAATGCGGCATCCCCAAGGAGCGGATTATTCTGGAGATTACCGAGCAGGAGGCGATCCGCAACTATGACCTTTTTAAAAAATCGGTGGAGTACTACCGGAGAAGGGGATACAAGATTGCCATCGATGATTTTGGCGTCGGTTACGGCGGCTTGAAGATGCTTTCGGTCATCGAGCCGGATTATCTGAAGGTCGATCGGCATTTCATCACCAATATCGACAAGGATCCCTTCAAGCATAATCTGGTGGACGCCATTGCCACGGTGTGCCACAAGCTCGGCATCACCGTCATTGCGGAGGGGATTGAGCGTCAGGAAGAGCTCGAAACCATTGCAAAGTTTGATATCGATTTGCTCCAAGGCTATTTGCTGGAACACCCCGGTCCGGATCTTTCCCGGCAACGCTTCACTCCTGTCGTGGTGCGGGATGATAGCGGCTATTGCCCGGAAGCTCCCGGGGAAGCCTGCACCATCGGCGCCACGGTCAAATACATCGAGCCGCTTTTTCCGCAGCAATCCCTGATGACCGCCCACCAGCGTTTCATGGATGATGTCAAACTGCAGGGCATCCCGGTCGTCGATGACCAACGGGTGTTGGGCATGTTGAACCGGATGCACTTTCTGGAAAAACAGATGGTCGGGCCCCATGGGTACGGCTTTGCCCTCTCCGCCCACCGGGCGGTCAAGGACGTTTTGGGGGATGATTTCCTCCTGGTTGAGGCGGCAACGCCCATGGAGGAGGTGGTGCGGCGGATCAAGGCCCGCCGCGGCAGGCATCTCTATGACGATATCTGCGTGGCCAGAAATGGAAAATACTTGGGAACAGTAGCGATCAATGCTCTGCTCGAGGCCATCACCCAGAAAAGCATCCAGTTGGCCAAGGGGGCAAACCCTCTGTCCGGGCTGCCGGGCAACGAGTTTATTCAGCGCACCGTGGCCACCTTTTTGCAGCGCAAAGTTCATTTTGACGTCTGTTATATCGATATCGACGATTTCAAGCCCTACAATGATTATTACGGCTTTGAAAAGGGGGACATGGTGATTCGGGAGATCGGTCGTCTCATTGTCGATATCGTCCAACCCGGGGTCAACGATCGTTTTCGTTTTGTCGGTCATATCGGAGGAGATGATTTCATCGTTATCACCCGGCCCCATGCCTCGCAGCAGATTTGTCAGCAGATCATCGATGGTCTGCAGGGGCTTTTGCCGGAGTTCCATGGCGCGCAGGAGTGTAGCGAGGGGCATTATTATGCCCGTGATCGTCAGGGGGAACATCGCAGGTTTGCCTTGCTTTCCCTTTCCATCGGCATCGTCAGCACCGAGGAGTGCCCGGTAAATTCCTATGCGGAGCTGGCCTTTCTTGCCTCCGGGGTCAAGCGGGCTGCCAAGCAGGAAACGGGGTCGGCCATTGTCCGCAACCGGCGGGAGGAAGTCCGCTCGGAGTTGGTTCTGGAGGAAGGCGGTCAAGCCGCATGA
- a CDS encoding response regulator transcription factor, which produces MYALQYRESKIQQEPGLVLVVEDDEDIAYLLCYALRKNKVPVAVAHDGMTAITIVEQMRPSLVLLDVMLPRLDGHEVCRLIRSHPDRELAGTPVVMLSALGAPEDIEKGLGLGANAYFSKPYSVKDVVAATMEWLGAGEGEAGE; this is translated from the coding sequence ATGTACGCATTGCAATATCGCGAGAGTAAGATTCAGCAGGAACCCGGCTTGGTCCTCGTTGTCGAGGATGATGAGGATATCGCTTATTTGCTTTGTTATGCCTTGCGAAAAAACAAGGTGCCCGTTGCCGTCGCCCATGACGGGATGACGGCCATTACCATTGTTGAACAGATGCGACCTTCTCTCGTTTTGCTTGATGTCATGCTGCCCCGTCTGGACGGGCATGAGGTGTGCCGGCTGATCCGCTCCCACCCGGACCGGGAGCTGGCCGGAACCCCGGTGGTCATGCTCTCCGCGCTGGGCGCGCCCGAGGATATAGAAAAGGGGCTGGGGCTGGGCGCCAATGCCTATTTCAGCAAGCCCTATTCGGTGAAAGATGTGGTTGCGGCCACCATGGAGTGGTTGGGAGCCGGCGAGGGGGAAGCAGGGGAGTAG
- a CDS encoding phosphatidylserine decarboxylase has translation MHQYVERLHGTVMTEKLFGDRIVRFLYSRAREKAPFLFRLATSARMSSLLGLYHFDLALAERIRGNARFLARCGVDLGECLDPPEYFTTPRKIFERQIRYWQCRPMPHNETAVVSPADARVTLGALAPDSPLFLKDKFFSFEELLGTEHPRWLERFAHGDYALFRLTPDKYHYNHSPVSGLVVDHYSLGGVYHSCNPGAVVEVITPYSKNKRVVTIIDTDVAGGTGVGCVAMVEVVAMMIGDIVQCYSDTGYDRPLRIHPGMFLRKGQPKSLYRPGSSTDILLFEKDRIRFAGDLLEKGRQPGVQSRFSLGFGQPLVEIEVQARSLLAMAKNQEPIGSPSLAVDTADGRGQGGG, from the coding sequence ATGCATCAATATGTCGAGCGGCTGCACGGCACGGTCATGACCGAGAAACTCTTCGGCGACCGGATTGTGCGCTTCCTCTATTCCCGGGCGCGGGAGAAAGCCCCCTTCCTCTTTCGCCTGGCTACCTCGGCCCGGATGTCGAGCCTGCTTGGCCTCTACCATTTCGATCTGGCCCTGGCGGAGCGCATCCGCGGCAACGCACGGTTCCTGGCACGCTGCGGCGTCGATCTTGGGGAATGCCTGGACCCACCCGAATATTTCACCACCCCGCGCAAGATCTTCGAGCGGCAGATCCGCTATTGGCAGTGCCGGCCCATGCCGCACAATGAAACGGCGGTGGTTTCCCCCGCCGACGCCCGTGTCACCCTGGGAGCTCTGGCCCCGGACTCGCCGCTTTTTCTCAAGGATAAGTTTTTCTCCTTTGAGGAGCTGCTGGGCACTGAGCACCCCCGCTGGCTTGAGCGCTTTGCCCATGGAGACTACGCACTCTTCCGGCTGACTCCGGACAAATACCATTACAACCACAGCCCGGTCTCCGGCCTGGTGGTGGACCACTACTCTCTGGGCGGCGTCTATCACTCCTGCAATCCCGGCGCGGTGGTGGAAGTGATCACCCCCTACTCCAAAAACAAACGGGTGGTCACCATCATCGACACCGATGTGGCCGGCGGCACCGGCGTTGGCTGTGTGGCCATGGTGGAGGTGGTGGCGATGATGATCGGCGACATCGTGCAATGCTATAGCGATACGGGGTATGACCGCCCGCTACGGATCCACCCCGGCATGTTTCTCCGCAAAGGACAGCCCAAGAGCCTGTACCGCCCCGGAAGCAGCACCGACATCCTGCTCTTTGAAAAAGACCGGATCCGTTTTGCCGGGGATCTCCTGGAAAAAGGGAGACAGCCCGGGGTGCAGAGCCGCTTCAGCCTCGGCTTCGGCCAGCCCCTGGTAGAGATCGAGGTCCAGGCGCGCTCGCTCCTCGCCATGGCGAAAAATCAGGAGCCCATTGGCTCCCCCTCCCTCGCCGTTGACACTGCTGACGGGAGGGGGCAGGGGGGTGGGTGA